One genomic window of Ottowia oryzae includes the following:
- the carA gene encoding glutamine-hydrolyzing carbamoyl-phosphate synthase small subunit — protein MLSTLSGKHPAAILALADGTVFIGQSIGAAGQTVGEVVFNTSITGYQEILTDPSYCQQLVTLTYPHIGSYGTNGEDVESAQVFAAGLIVRDLPLLASNFRSDASLSEYLQRAGCVAIAGIDTRQLTRLLRDKGAQNGAILALAEGQAPDQAAVDTALAAARATPPMSGLDLAKVVSTTEAYPWTQTEWRLGEGYGRQDAPRFKVVAYDFGAKYNILRMLAERGCDLTVVPAQTSAAEVLAMRPDGVFLSNGPGDPEPCDYAINAAREIIASGMPTFGICLGHQIMALAAGAKTFKMANSHHGANHPVKDLDTGRVSITSQNHGFAVAMDSLPATLRATHISLFDGTLQGLEVIGKPAFCFQGHPEASPGPHDIGYLFDRFIKDMAAAQAGSAPAATKKGVVAA, from the coding sequence GTGCTTTCCACCTTGAGCGGGAAACACCCCGCCGCCATCCTGGCCCTTGCCGATGGCACGGTCTTCATCGGTCAGTCCATTGGTGCTGCCGGCCAAACGGTCGGCGAAGTGGTGTTCAACACCTCGATCACCGGCTACCAGGAAATCCTGACCGACCCCAGCTACTGCCAGCAGCTGGTCACCCTGACTTACCCCCACATCGGCAGCTACGGCACCAATGGCGAGGACGTCGAGTCTGCCCAGGTGTTTGCCGCCGGCCTGATCGTGCGCGATCTGCCGCTGCTGGCCAGCAACTTCCGCAGCGACGCCAGCCTGAGCGAATACCTGCAGCGAGCTGGTTGCGTGGCCATTGCCGGCATCGACACGCGCCAGCTCACGCGCCTGCTGCGCGACAAGGGGGCGCAAAACGGCGCGATTCTGGCGTTGGCCGAGGGCCAGGCGCCCGATCAAGCCGCCGTCGACACCGCCTTGGCCGCCGCGCGCGCCACGCCGCCCATGAGCGGGCTGGATCTGGCCAAGGTGGTCAGCACCACCGAAGCCTACCCCTGGACGCAGACCGAATGGCGCCTGGGCGAAGGCTATGGCCGCCAGGACGCGCCCCGCTTCAAGGTGGTGGCGTACGACTTCGGCGCCAAGTACAACATCCTGCGCATGCTGGCCGAACGCGGTTGCGACTTGACCGTGGTGCCCGCGCAGACTTCCGCCGCCGAGGTACTGGCCATGCGGCCAGACGGCGTGTTCCTGTCCAATGGCCCCGGCGACCCCGAGCCGTGCGACTACGCGATCAACGCCGCGCGCGAGATCATCGCCAGCGGCATGCCCACCTTCGGCATCTGCCTGGGCCACCAGATCATGGCCCTGGCCGCGGGTGCCAAGACGTTCAAGATGGCCAACAGCCACCACGGCGCCAACCACCCGGTGAAAGACCTGGACACAGGCCGCGTCAGCATCACCAGCCAGAACCACGGCTTTGCGGTGGCGATGGATTCGCTGCCCGCCACGCTGCGCGCCACGCACATCAGCCTGTTCGACGGCACGCTGCAAGGCCTGGAAGTGATCGGGAAGCCGGCGTTCTGCTTTCAGGGGCACCCTGAGGCCTCGCCCGGCCCCCACGACATTGGCTACCTGTTTGACCGTTTCATAAAAGATATGGCTGCAGCGCAGGCTGGTAGTGCGCCGGCAGCTACAAAAAAGGGAGTGGTTGCCGCATGA
- a CDS encoding TrmH family RNA methyltransferase: MSETGPVVIRSRDNALLKDLRRLAQDNGAYRKQGRVWIEGDHLCRAALARGWRPALAVFSESYWPAAPAAIAQAAPKNIVIEDGLMAGISGLESPAPMAFVLDLPAGHALQADLPTVVLDRLQDAGNVGSILRSAGAFGFAQVLAIKGTAQLWSPKVLRAGMGAHFGLRLVEGLDVAALAALQVPLVVTSSHEGEWLHRARLPWPCAWVMGHEGQGVDAALAQRAAMAVRIAQPGGEESLNVGAAAAICLHASATSRMA; this comes from the coding sequence ATGAGTGAAACCGGCCCCGTCGTCATCCGATCGCGCGACAACGCGCTGCTGAAAGACCTGCGGCGCCTGGCGCAGGACAACGGCGCCTACCGCAAGCAGGGCCGCGTGTGGATCGAGGGGGATCACCTCTGCCGTGCCGCCCTGGCGCGCGGGTGGCGCCCGGCGTTGGCTGTGTTTTCTGAATCATATTGGCCTGCAGCGCCCGCTGCAATTGCGCAAGCAGCTCCTAAAAACATAGTAATCGAAGATGGGCTGATGGCCGGCATCAGCGGCCTGGAATCGCCCGCGCCGATGGCTTTCGTGCTCGATCTGCCAGCGGGCCACGCGCTGCAGGCCGACCTGCCCACCGTCGTGCTCGACCGCCTGCAAGACGCGGGCAACGTCGGCTCCATCCTGCGCAGCGCGGGCGCGTTTGGCTTCGCGCAGGTGCTGGCGATCAAGGGCACGGCGCAGCTGTGGTCGCCCAAGGTGCTGCGCGCGGGCATGGGCGCGCATTTCGGCCTGCGCCTGGTTGAAGGCCTGGACGTGGCCGCGCTGGCCGCGCTGCAGGTGCCCTTGGTAGTGACCAGCTCGCACGAGGGCGAATGGCTGCACCGCGCGCGCCTGCCCTGGCCGTGCGCGTGGGTGATGGGGCACGAAGGGCAGGGCGTGGATGCCGCTTTGGCCCAGCGCGCGGCGATGGCCGTGCGCATCGCCCAGCCGGGCGGCGAGGAGTCGCTGAACGTAGGCGCTGCGGCGGCGATTTGCCTGCACGCCAGCGCCACATCGCGAATGGCCTGA
- the rnhB gene encoding ribonuclease HII, which produces MRSKRFLHAEQSALDWKPSGLCAGVDEAGRGPLAGPVVAAAVILDPRKPIAGLADSKTLTALRRERLYDEICAKALCCSIAEASVAEIDTINILQATLLAMRRAVEGLRLPPALVRVDGNRLPVLAVRAEAVVGGDATVAEISAASILAKVHRDRWCAAIDLQWPQYGFAAHKGYGTRAHMQALREHGACVHHRRTFGPVAAALLASQGALQPEAASA; this is translated from the coding sequence ATGCGATCGAAACGCTTCTTGCACGCTGAACAGTCCGCGCTGGACTGGAAACCGTCCGGCCTGTGCGCCGGCGTGGACGAGGCCGGGCGCGGCCCGCTGGCCGGGCCGGTGGTCGCGGCGGCCGTGATCCTGGACCCGCGCAAGCCCATCGCCGGCTTGGCCGATTCCAAAACGCTGACCGCGCTTCGGCGTGAGCGGCTGTACGACGAGATTTGCGCCAAGGCGCTGTGCTGCTCCATCGCCGAGGCTTCGGTGGCAGAGATCGACACCATCAACATCCTGCAAGCCACGCTGCTGGCCATGCGCCGCGCCGTGGAGGGCCTGCGCCTGCCGCCCGCGCTGGTGCGGGTGGACGGCAACCGCTTGCCGGTGCTGGCAGTGCGGGCCGAAGCGGTGGTGGGTGGCGACGCCACGGTGGCCGAGATATCGGCCGCCTCCATCCTGGCCAAGGTGCACCGCGACCGCTGGTGCGCCGCAATCGACTTGCAGTGGCCGCAGTACGGCTTTGCTGCGCACAAGGGCTACGGCACGCGCGCGCACATGCAGGCCTTGCGCGAACACGGCGCGTGTGTGCACCACCGGCGCACCTTCGGCCCCGTGGCGGCTGCCCTGCTGGCCAGCCAGGGCGCGTTGCAACCCGAGGCGGCATCGGCATGA
- the lpxB gene encoding lipid-A-disaccharide synthase, whose amino-acid sequence MVAGEPSGDLLAGHLLAHLKARWPGLDAAGIGGAHMVAQGFNAWWPVEKLSVRGYLEVLPRLPELLRLRRQLGDRLLAERPDLFIGVDAPDFNFDLEARLKQGGLKTLHFVSPSFWAWRPEKLIKLRRAADHVLCLFPFEPELLHRAGIAATYVGHPLAQAIPMQADAAAARAALGLRADGPLVALLPGSRNAEVDHLASRFFQAAALIRQVHPATQFVVPTVPYLLPKVRQLAGASGLGDAVHVVAGQSHAALAACDVTLIASGTATLEAALFHKPMVIAYAMPALSYRLMWRKRQLPWVGLPNILCAPREWLDRPAAVAPREWADRPGAPFVVPELVQDAATPRALATAVLDWLRAPEKMAATTARFADLHAELRRPTAQLATNAIETLLAR is encoded by the coding sequence ATGGTGGCCGGCGAACCTTCCGGCGACCTGCTCGCCGGGCACCTTCTGGCGCACCTCAAGGCGCGATGGCCTGGTCTGGATGCGGCCGGGATAGGCGGCGCTCACATGGTGGCGCAGGGGTTCAACGCCTGGTGGCCGGTCGAGAAGCTGTCGGTGCGTGGCTATCTCGAAGTGCTGCCGCGCCTGCCCGAGCTGCTGCGCCTGCGCCGCCAGCTGGGTGATCGCCTGCTGGCCGAGCGGCCGGACCTGTTCATCGGCGTGGACGCGCCCGATTTCAATTTCGACCTGGAAGCGCGCCTCAAGCAAGGTGGCCTCAAGACCCTGCACTTCGTCAGCCCATCCTTCTGGGCCTGGCGGCCAGAAAAGCTGATCAAGCTGCGGCGCGCGGCCGACCACGTGCTGTGCCTGTTCCCCTTCGAGCCCGAACTGCTGCACCGCGCCGGCATTGCCGCCACCTACGTCGGTCACCCCTTGGCGCAGGCCATTCCGATGCAGGCCGACGCCGCAGCCGCGCGCGCTGCGCTGGGCCTGCGCGCCGATGGGCCGCTGGTCGCGCTGCTGCCCGGCAGCCGCAATGCCGAGGTAGATCACCTTGCGTCAAGATTCTTTCAGGCTGCAGCGCTTATCCGACAAGTGCATCCAGCTACACAATTTGTAGTGCCCACGGTGCCTTACCTGCTGCCCAAGGTGCGGCAGCTGGCCGGCGCCAGCGGCCTGGGCGACGCGGTGCACGTGGTGGCGGGCCAGTCGCACGCCGCGCTCGCGGCCTGCGACGTGACCCTGATCGCCAGCGGCACCGCCACGCTGGAGGCCGCGCTGTTCCATAAACCCATGGTGATCGCCTACGCCATGCCCGCGCTCAGCTACCGGCTGATGTGGCGCAAGCGTCAGCTGCCCTGGGTGGGCCTGCCCAACATCCTGTGCGCCCCGCGCGAATGGCTGGATCGGCCTGCCGCCGTGGCGCCGCGCGAATGGGCCGACCGGCCGGGCGCGCCCTTCGTCGTGCCCGAACTGGTGCAGGACGCCGCCACGCCGCGTGCGCTGGCCACGGCCGTGCTGGACTGGCTGCGCGCGCCTGAGAAAATGGCGGCCACCACGGCGCGCTTTGCCGATCTGCACGCCGAACTGCGCCGCCCCACCGCCCAACTCGCTACCAATGCGATCGAAACGCTTCTTGCACGCTGA
- a CDS encoding DUF2059 domain-containing protein, with protein sequence MNTRILVRRVGVAFALSGALAAHAEPASEAAAQELLKISRAESMMTAASANLEQQMRDTMGSMLAQEKLTPAQRDAVTRVVPARVSELISKAMDWPAVEKDMVQVYRDNFTEEEVAGQIAFYRSSVGQSVLDKMPAVMQQSTELAMRRMQTVLPQMKSVIEKALAEAKASADAAPSRP encoded by the coding sequence ATGAACACCCGTATCTTGGTGCGCCGCGTGGGCGTTGCTTTCGCCCTGTCGGGCGCTCTGGCCGCGCACGCCGAGCCCGCGTCCGAAGCCGCTGCGCAAGAGCTGCTCAAGATCAGCCGGGCCGAGTCGATGATGACGGCAGCGAGCGCCAACCTGGAGCAGCAAATGCGCGACACCATGGGCAGCATGCTGGCGCAGGAAAAGCTGACCCCCGCGCAGCGCGACGCCGTGACGCGCGTGGTGCCCGCCCGCGTGTCTGAGCTGATCAGCAAGGCGATGGACTGGCCGGCAGTAGAAAAAGACATGGTGCAGGTCTACCGCGATAACTTCACTGAAGAAGAAGTGGCGGGGCAGATCGCGTTCTACCGCTCATCCGTCGGCCAATCGGTGCTCGACAAAATGCCGGCCGTCATGCAGCAATCCACCGAGTTGGCCATGCGCCGCATGCAGACGGTGCTGCCGCAGATGAAGTCCGTCATTGAAAAGGCGCTGGCCGAAGCGAAAGCCAGCGCCGACGCCGCGCCCAGCCGCCCGTGA
- the lpxA gene encoding acyl-ACP--UDP-N-acetylglucosamine O-acyltransferase, which produces MTQIHPTALVDPAAELAEGVVVGAYSIIGPHVRVGAATEIGPHCVVEGHTTIGRSNRILQFASIGAPPQDKKYAGEPTRLEIGDGNTFREFVTVNTGTVQDAGVTRIGSDNWIMAYVHIAHDCQLGDHIILANSVQLAGHVHLGDWVFLGGLTGVHQFVRVGAHAMTAFQSRLAQDVPPFVTAGGNPSEAQSINAEGLRRRGYSSERIALVKQMYRLLYRKGLTLDAARQQIDALRGEVPEADTDIALMQTFLAQASRGIVR; this is translated from the coding sequence TTGACCCAGATCCACCCCACCGCATTGGTTGACCCTGCGGCCGAATTGGCCGAAGGCGTGGTGGTGGGTGCGTATTCGATCATCGGCCCGCATGTGCGCGTGGGCGCCGCCACCGAAATCGGCCCGCACTGCGTGGTGGAAGGCCACACCACCATCGGGCGCAGCAACCGCATTCTGCAGTTCGCCAGCATCGGCGCGCCACCGCAAGACAAGAAATACGCTGGCGAGCCCACGCGGCTGGAAATTGGCGACGGCAACACCTTCCGCGAGTTCGTCACCGTCAACACCGGCACCGTGCAGGATGCGGGCGTCACCCGCATCGGCAGCGACAACTGGATCATGGCCTACGTGCACATTGCGCACGATTGCCAGCTGGGCGACCACATCATCCTGGCCAACTCGGTGCAACTGGCCGGGCACGTGCATTTGGGCGACTGGGTCTTTCTGGGCGGGCTGACGGGCGTGCACCAGTTCGTGCGCGTGGGAGCGCACGCGATGACGGCCTTCCAGTCGCGACTGGCGCAAGATGTGCCGCCCTTCGTCACCGCGGGCGGCAACCCTTCGGAAGCGCAGAGCATCAACGCCGAGGGCTTGCGCCGCCGTGGCTACAGCAGCGAGCGGATTGCGCTGGTCAAGCAGATGTACCGGCTGCTGTACCGCAAGGGCCTGACGCTGGATGCCGCACGCCAGCAGATCGATGCGCTGCGCGGTGAAGTGCCCGAGGCCGACACCGATATCGCGCTGATGCAAACCTTTCTGGCGCAGGCCTCTCGCGGTATCGTGCGTTGA
- the fabZ gene encoding 3-hydroxyacyl-ACP dehydratase FabZ, protein MMDIHHILTKLPHRYPFLLVDRVLDIDLEAKTIRALKNVTVNEPCFTGHFPKRPVFPGVLMLEALAQACALLSFEVTGLSLDDESVFYFVGVDGARFKRPVEPGDQLIMHSALERVRGGIYRYNCKATVDDEVAVEAAIMCTMRKVV, encoded by the coding sequence ATGATGGACATCCACCACATCCTGACCAAGCTGCCGCACCGCTACCCGTTTTTGCTGGTCGATCGCGTGTTGGATATCGACCTTGAGGCCAAGACCATCCGCGCGCTCAAGAACGTGACGGTGAACGAGCCTTGTTTCACCGGGCATTTTCCCAAGCGCCCGGTTTTCCCGGGCGTTTTGATGCTGGAGGCGCTGGCCCAGGCCTGCGCGCTGCTGTCGTTCGAAGTCACCGGCCTGTCGCTGGACGACGAATCGGTCTTTTACTTTGTCGGCGTGGACGGCGCGCGTTTCAAGCGCCCCGTTGAGCCGGGCGACCAGCTCATCATGCATTCGGCTTTAGAGCGCGTGCGCGGCGGCATCTACCGCTACAACTGCAAGGCCACGGTCGATGACGAGGTCGCGGTCGAAGCGGCGATCATGTGCACGATGCGCAAGGTGGTATGA
- the lpxD gene encoding UDP-3-O-(3-hydroxymyristoyl)glucosamine N-acyltransferase, with protein MTLRAGAIVQSLGGELFGDPDRQITRLAPLETAQPTELSYLVNPRLAQQLANTQAGCVIVGPAMAEAARSRGDCIVCDDPHLYFARVTQLWRRLHHVAPRSRIHPSAVVEEGAFVHPTAVVGALSFVGRGARIGADTVIKERVTIGEDCVLGARCLVQSGAVIGGDGFGFASQDGAWIKIEQLGAVRIGDDVEIGANTCVDRGALDDTVIEDGVKLDNLIQIGHNTHIGKHTAMAGCVGVAGSARIGAYCTVGGAGMIAGHLSIADHVHVSAGSLVSRSITKPGHYTGFFPIDDNGEWEKNAATLRQLHRLRERVRQLERLMADSEE; from the coding sequence GTGACCTTGCGAGCCGGTGCCATTGTTCAGTCGCTCGGCGGAGAGCTGTTTGGTGATCCGGACCGTCAGATCACCCGACTGGCGCCGCTGGAAACCGCTCAGCCGACCGAGCTGAGCTACCTTGTCAACCCGCGTCTGGCCCAGCAGCTGGCCAACACGCAGGCTGGCTGCGTCATCGTGGGGCCCGCCATGGCGGAGGCCGCCCGCAGCCGCGGCGACTGCATCGTCTGCGACGATCCGCACCTGTACTTCGCGCGCGTTACCCAACTGTGGCGCCGCCTTCACCACGTTGCGCCGCGTTCGCGCATTCATCCCAGCGCGGTGGTGGAAGAGGGTGCCTTCGTACATCCCACCGCCGTTGTCGGCGCGCTCAGCTTCGTGGGTCGTGGCGCCCGTATTGGTGCCGACACGGTCATCAAAGAGCGCGTGACCATTGGCGAAGACTGCGTGCTGGGCGCCCGCTGCCTGGTGCAAAGCGGTGCGGTGATCGGCGGCGACGGCTTCGGCTTTGCATCGCAAGACGGCGCCTGGATCAAGATCGAGCAGCTGGGCGCGGTGCGCATCGGGGACGACGTGGAGATCGGCGCCAACACCTGCGTGGACCGCGGCGCGTTGGACGACACCGTGATCGAAGACGGCGTCAAGCTCGACAACCTGATCCAGATAGGCCACAACACGCACATTGGCAAGCACACGGCGATGGCCGGCTGCGTGGGCGTGGCGGGCAGCGCGCGCATCGGCGCCTATTGCACCGTGGGCGGCGCGGGCATGATCGCCGGGCACCTGAGCATTGCCGACCATGTGCATGTGTCGGCCGGGTCATTGGTGTCGCGCTCGATCACCAAGCCGGGCCACTACACCGGCTTCTTCCCCATCGATGACAATGGCGAGTGGGAAAAGAACGCCGCCACCCTGAGGCAGCTGCACCGCCTGCGCGAACGCGTTCGGCAACTCGAGCGGCTCATGGCCGATTCCGAAGAATAA
- a CDS encoding OmpH family outer membrane protein, with amino-acid sequence MKQYFSHGLMALVVTGAAVLSTQAVAQDFARIGFVNTDRMLREANSSRTAQTKLEQEFSRREKEIDDAGSALKTASDRFERESTTMSESQRQTRQRQLMDQDREFQRKRREFQEDLNSRKQEELQQILDRANRIVKQVAEAEKYDVILQEAVYVNPKLDITDKVIKALNGAK; translated from the coding sequence TTGAAGCAGTATTTTTCTCATGGGCTGATGGCGCTGGTGGTCACGGGCGCCGCAGTGCTGAGCACGCAGGCCGTTGCGCAAGATTTCGCGCGCATCGGTTTCGTCAACACCGACCGCATGCTGCGTGAAGCCAACTCCTCTCGCACCGCGCAGACCAAGCTGGAGCAAGAGTTCTCACGTCGCGAAAAAGAGATCGACGACGCCGGCAGCGCACTGAAAACCGCTTCCGATCGCTTTGAGCGCGAATCGACCACCATGTCGGAAAGCCAGCGCCAAACGCGCCAGCGCCAACTGATGGATCAAGACCGCGAGTTTCAGCGCAAGCGCCGTGAATTCCAGGAAGACCTGAATTCGCGCAAACAGGAAGAGCTCCAGCAGATTCTTGACCGCGCCAACCGTATCGTCAAACAGGTCGCCGAGGCTGAAAAGTACGACGTCATCCTGCAAGAGGCGGTGTACGTCAATCCCAAGCTCGATATCACCGACAAGGTGATCAAGGCGCTCAACGGCGCCAAGTGA
- the bamA gene encoding outer membrane protein assembly factor BamA: MKSIAQRFRLRSVTSLVTLALASQMAWAVDPFTVRDIRIEGLQRVEPGTVFASLPVRVGETYNDEKGAAAIRSLFGLGLFTDVRLDVQGDVLVVNVQERPTVAAVDFAGNKEFSNDILQGVLRDAGLSSGRPYDRALIDRIEQELKRQYINKSLYGAEVVTTVTPMERNQVRLTFNITEGRAARINDIEILGNHAFSEKQLKGLFELDSGGWLSWYTKSDQYSRTKLNADLEALRSFYLARGYLDFKIDSTQVAMSPDKESISVTVNVTEGDRFVVTGVSLEGNYLDKDDEFKSLITIKPGEAYNADQVAETTKAFTEYFGNYGYAFAQVEALPQVDRSTNRVAMVIKSDPGRRAYVRRINVQGNARTRDEVIRREFRQYESSWYDADRIRLSRDRVDRLGYFTELSVTSAEVPGAPDQVDLNIEVKEKPTGNISIGAGYSSAEKLSFTFGLAQENVFGSGNRLDLQLNTGKFNRTVVVSTTDPYFTANGVSRTVDLYYKTQKPYQDQGGNYTLVTMGAGLKFGVPVTEIDTVYLGMNAERTRIKPGTNIPASYLAYANRFGYTSTSFPFTLGWSRDSRDSALAPTDGRYQRLLGELGLVGDARYVKANYQYQQYIPLGKLYTLAFNAEAGWGKGLGGRPFPVFKNFYSGGLGSVRGYEQSTLGPRDVTGAFIGGTRKFTLNTEFITPFPGAGNDRTLRLFGFVDVGALYGDGEKITGDALRYSTGIGFSWISPLGPLRFAFAVPLRKRPGDRIQRFQFQIGTSF, encoded by the coding sequence ATGAAGTCAATCGCTCAACGATTCCGCCTGCGCTCTGTGACCTCGTTGGTCACGCTGGCCCTTGCATCGCAAATGGCCTGGGCGGTTGACCCTTTCACCGTGCGCGACATCCGTATCGAGGGCCTGCAGCGCGTCGAGCCGGGCACCGTGTTCGCGTCTCTGCCGGTACGTGTGGGCGAAACCTACAACGATGAAAAAGGCGCCGCGGCCATCCGTTCGCTGTTCGGCCTGGGCTTGTTCACCGACGTGCGCCTCGACGTGCAGGGCGACGTGCTCGTGGTCAACGTGCAGGAGCGTCCTACCGTCGCTGCCGTGGATTTCGCTGGCAACAAGGAATTCAGCAACGACATCCTGCAAGGTGTGCTGCGCGACGCGGGGCTGTCGTCTGGGCGGCCTTACGACCGCGCGCTGATCGACCGGATCGAGCAAGAGCTCAAGCGCCAGTACATCAACAAGAGCCTTTACGGCGCCGAGGTGGTGACCACCGTCACCCCCATGGAGCGCAACCAGGTTCGCCTGACCTTCAACATCACCGAAGGCCGCGCTGCGCGTATCAATGACATCGAGATCCTCGGCAACCACGCCTTTTCTGAAAAGCAGCTCAAGGGCCTCTTCGAGCTGGATTCAGGTGGCTGGCTGTCTTGGTATACGAAATCCGACCAGTATTCGCGCACCAAGTTGAATGCCGATCTGGAGGCGCTGCGCTCCTTCTACCTGGCGCGTGGCTACCTCGATTTCAAGATCGATTCCACCCAGGTGGCCATGTCGCCCGACAAGGAATCCATCTCGGTCACCGTCAACGTCACTGAAGGTGACCGCTTTGTCGTGACCGGCGTCTCGCTCGAAGGCAATTACCTTGACAAGGACGACGAGTTCAAATCGCTCATCACCATCAAGCCGGGTGAGGCGTACAACGCCGATCAGGTGGCAGAAACCACCAAGGCGTTCACCGAATACTTTGGCAACTACGGTTATGCGTTCGCCCAGGTGGAAGCGCTGCCGCAGGTGGATCGTTCGACCAACCGTGTGGCGATGGTGATCAAGTCGGATCCGGGGCGGCGCGCCTATGTGCGCCGCATCAACGTGCAGGGCAACGCTCGCACCCGCGACGAAGTGATCCGCCGCGAGTTCCGCCAGTACGAATCGTCCTGGTACGACGCCGACCGCATTCGCCTGTCGCGCGATCGGGTGGATCGCCTGGGGTATTTCACCGAACTGTCCGTGACCTCGGCCGAAGTGCCGGGCGCGCCTGATCAGGTCGATCTGAATATCGAAGTCAAGGAAAAGCCGACGGGCAACATCTCCATCGGCGCAGGCTATTCGTCGGCAGAGAAGCTGTCGTTCACCTTTGGCCTGGCGCAGGAAAACGTGTTTGGCTCGGGCAACCGGCTGGATCTGCAGCTCAATACGGGCAAGTTCAACCGCACCGTGGTGGTCAGCACGACCGACCCGTATTTCACGGCCAACGGTGTGTCGCGCACGGTCGATCTGTACTACAAGACCCAGAAGCCGTACCAGGATCAGGGTGGTAACTACACCCTGGTCACCATGGGTGCTGGCCTGAAGTTCGGTGTGCCCGTTACCGAAATCGACACCGTGTACTTGGGCATGAACGCCGAGCGCACGCGCATCAAGCCGGGTACGAACATTCCGGCCTCGTATCTGGCCTACGCCAACCGTTTTGGCTACACCAGTACATCCTTCCCCTTCACATTGGGCTGGTCGCGCGATTCTCGCGACAGCGCATTGGCGCCTACCGATGGCCGCTATCAGCGCTTGCTGGGTGAATTGGGCCTGGTCGGCGACGCGCGCTACGTCAAGGCGAACTACCAGTACCAGCAATACATCCCTCTGGGCAAGCTGTACACGCTCGCATTCAATGCCGAAGCGGGCTGGGGCAAAGGTTTGGGCGGTCGCCCGTTCCCGGTCTTCAAGAACTTCTATTCGGGTGGCCTGGGGTCGGTGCGCGGCTATGAGCAGTCCACGCTCGGCCCGCGCGACGTGACGGGCGCTTTTATCGGCGGTACGCGCAAGTTCACCCTGAACACCGAGTTCATTACCCCGTTCCCCGGTGCCGGCAACGATCGCACCTTGCGCCTGTTCGGCTTCGTCGACGTGGGCGCGCTGTACGGCGACGGTGAGAAGATCACCGGCGACGCATTGCGTTACTCAACCGGTATCGGGTTCAGCTGGATCTCGCCCCTGGGCCCGCTGCGGTTTGCCTTTGCAGTGCCGCTGCGCAAGCGCCCCGGCGATAGAATTCAACGTTTCCAATTCCAGATCGGGACTTCGTTTTGA